The following proteins are co-located in the Bacillus mesophilus genome:
- the sspL gene encoding small, acid-soluble spore protein L encodes MTQRNANRGTEAFSGVNPQGFGSDIPTPDPKTKLEDKAKKDNTKI; translated from the coding sequence ATGACCCAAAGAAATGCAAACCGCGGAACTGAAGCTTTCTCAGGTGTTAATCCTCAAGGTTTTGGTTCAGATATACCGACACCTGATCCCAAAACCAAGCTTGAGGATAAAGCAAAAAAGGATAATACGAAAATATAG
- a CDS encoding 5'-3' exonuclease H3TH domain-containing protein yields MEQSNKSILLVDGMALLFRAFYATAVSNYFMINSKGIPTNGIHGFVKHLFTAIEHFNPSHVVCCWDMGSKTFRTEEFSEYKANRAEAPIELVPQFDLVKDVVDSFDIPNIGLKGYEADDCIGTLAREYSVDHKVIILTGDQDIFQLINQNVSVAIVRKGFGNYDLYNPERLLEEKGITPAQMIDLKALMGDPSDNYPGVKGIGEKTAIKLLLEFGTIEGILDNLSKLTKSQQKKIEDSLEMLHLSHRLARIHCEVPIECSLDQAEYKVNKERALSTFRELEFKGLDRLLG; encoded by the coding sequence GTGGAGCAATCCAATAAATCAATTCTACTAGTAGACGGAATGGCCCTATTATTTAGAGCATTCTATGCAACGGCAGTAAGTAATTATTTTATGATAAATAGTAAAGGAATTCCGACAAACGGGATTCATGGGTTTGTAAAACATTTATTTACAGCTATTGAACATTTTAATCCTAGCCATGTAGTGTGCTGTTGGGATATGGGAAGTAAAACATTCCGTACAGAGGAATTTTCTGAATATAAAGCAAACCGTGCAGAGGCACCTATTGAACTAGTTCCACAATTTGATCTTGTAAAAGATGTTGTTGATTCGTTTGATATCCCTAATATTGGGTTAAAAGGGTATGAAGCAGATGATTGTATTGGAACCCTTGCTAGAGAATATAGTGTAGATCACAAGGTGATTATTTTAACTGGGGATCAAGATATTTTCCAATTAATTAATCAGAATGTATCCGTTGCAATCGTTAGAAAAGGTTTTGGAAATTATGATTTGTATAACCCAGAACGTCTTTTGGAGGAAAAGGGTATTACTCCGGCCCAGATGATTGATCTAAAAGCTTTAATGGGTGATCCAAGTGATAATTATCCGGGTGTAAAAGGTATTGGGGAGAAGACTGCTATTAAATTGTTACTAGAATTTGGAACGATAGAGGGGATATTAGATAACCTCTCTAAACTTACAAAATCCCAACAAAAGAAGATTGAAGATAGCTTAGAGATGCTTCACCTTTCCCACCGCTTGGCACGAATTCATTGTGAAGTTCCAATTGAATGTAGCTTAGATCAAGCAGAATATAAAGTTAACAAAGAACGGGCGCTCTCAACTTTTAGAGAGCTTGAATTTAAAGGATTAGATCGTTTACTTGGGTAA